One genomic region from Epinephelus fuscoguttatus linkage group LG8, E.fuscoguttatus.final_Chr_v1 encodes:
- the LOC125893374 gene encoding ceramide synthase 2-like, with the protein MLSELSEWFWQERLWFPEGLGWADLEDRDGRVYAKAHDLWVALPIALVFLIIRQIFERMVATPLASLLGVKETVRLKVPHNPTLESYYCNITKNPKQTSIASLCKQTGFSERQVQRWFRRRRNQDRPSLLKKFREASWRFTFYLLAFIAGLAALIDKPWLYDLKEMWQGFPVLTLLPSQYWYYMIELGFYGSLLFSVASDVKRKDFKEQIVHHVATILLISFSWCVNYIRAGTLIMLVHDSSDYLLESAKMFNYAGWRNACNYIFIVFAAIFIITRLVIFPFWIIYCTWVYPVTVYEPFFGYYFFNGLLMTLQCLHVFWAVLIIRIAVRFLTNNEKVDDERSDKDETDDSDDEEEEEGKKDMKKNGPVQNGHTVHNNNHSKTE; encoded by the exons ATGCTGTCGGAGCTGAGCGAGTGGTTCTGGCAGGAGCGGCTGTGGTTTCCAGAGGGCCTGGGCTGGGCCGACCTGGAGGATCGGGATGGACGAGTATACGCCAAAGCCCATGACTTGTGGGTGGCGCTGCCCATCGCCCTCGTTTTCCTCATTATCCGTCAGATCTTTGAAAG GATGGTGGCTACGCCTCTGGCCTCTCTGCTTGGGGTGAAAGAGACAGTGCGGCTCAAGGTCCCTCACAACCCCACACTGGAGTCCTACTACTGTAACATTACCAAAAACCCCAAACAG ACTTCAATAGCGAGTCTTTGCAAGCAGACTGGCTTTTCAGAAAGACAAGTGCAGCGATGGTTCAGGAGGCGAAGGAACCAGGACAGGCCGAGTTTGCTCAAAAAGTTTCGAGAGgccag TTGGAGATTTACCTTTTACCTTCTTGCTTTCATTGCTGGCCTGGCCGCCCTCATCGAT AAACCTTGGCTGTATGACCTGAAGGAGATGTGGCAAGGTTTCCCTGTGCTG ACTCTCCTTCCATCTCAGTATTGGTACTACATGATTGAGTTGGGTTTCTACGGCTCTCTGCTCTTCAGTGTGGCCTCTGACGTCAAACGCAAA GACTTCAAGGAGCAGATCGTCCACCATGTGGCGACCATCCTCCTCATCAGCTTCTCCTGGTGTGTTAACTACATCCGAGCTGGAACTCTAATCATGCTGGTCCACGACTCCTCCGATTACCTCCTTGAG TCTGCAAAGATGTTCAACTATGCTGGGTGGCGAAACGCCTGTAACTACATCTTCATTGTATTTGCTGCAATCTTCATTATTACTCGACTGGTCATCTTCCCCTTctg GATTATTTACTGTACGTGGGTTTACCCAGTGACCGTCTATGAACCCTTCTTTGGCTACTACTTTTTCAATGGACTTTTGATGACTCTTCAGTGTCTACATGTCTTCTGGGCTGTCCTCATCATACGCATAGCAGTCCGCTTCCTCACCAACAAT gaaAAAGTGGATGATGAAAGGAGCGACAAAGACGAAACAGATGATTCAGATgacgaggaagaagaggagggcaAAAAGGACATGAAGAAAAATGGACCGGTGCAGAACGGTCACACAGtccacaacaacaaccacagcaagacagagtga